The Roseibaca calidilacus genome has a window encoding:
- a CDS encoding GatB/YqeY domain-containing protein, producing the protein MLMRDKITTALKTAMKARDTDRLAALRLINAAIKDRDIAARGDGGAEISDSEIITVLTRMVKQRRESARAYEEAARLDLAEKENAEIAVIEDFLPRQMDDDEIGAAVDAVIRETGAASVRDIGQVMGLLKTRHAGEMDFAKAGAAVKARLG; encoded by the coding sequence ATGCTTATGCGGGACAAGATCACGACCGCGCTGAAAACCGCAATGAAGGCGCGCGATACGGACCGCCTTGCCGCCTTGCGGCTGATAAATGCCGCGATCAAGGACCGCGACATCGCCGCGCGGGGCGATGGCGGCGCAGAGATTTCGGACAGCGAGATCATCACCGTTCTGACCCGCATGGTCAAGCAACGGCGCGAATCGGCGCGCGCCTATGAAGAGGCCGCACGGCTGGACCTGGCCGAGAAAGAAAACGCCGAGATTGCCGTGATCGAGGATTTCCTGCCCCGCCAGATGGACGATGACGAGATCGGCGCAGCCGTCGATGCCGTCATTCGGGAAACCGGCGCCGCCAGCGTGCGCGATATCGGGCAGGTCATGGGCCTGTTGAAAACCCGCCACGCGGGCGAGATGGATTTCGCCAAGGCTGGCGCAGCGGTCAAGGCGCGCCTTGGTTGA